The Lichenihabitans psoromatis genomic interval GGCCTGGATCGCCGATGTCGCGGTCAACCGCGTGACCGGCCAGGTCGATGTGACCCGTGTCGTGGTCGGGCAGGATTCCGGCCTGATGATCAACCCGGCCGGGGTCGAACATCAGATCCACGGCAATGTCATCCAGTCCACCAGCCGCGTGCTGAAGGAGCAGGTGACGTTCGACCATCAGGGCGGTGGCGCGGTGACGAGCCGGGAATGGGGCGCCTACCCGATCATCACCTTTCCCGAACTCCCCGCTATCGACGTGCTGATGGTGCCGCGACCCAACGATCCGCCGCTCGGCGTCGGCGAATCGGCCTCGGTGCCGAGCGCGGCCGCCATCGCAAACGCGATCTTCGATGCGACCGGCGTGCGATTCCGCGAGCCGCCGTTCACGCCAGAGCGGGTACGCACCGTGCTCAATCCGCTGCCGCCGCCGGTCGAAACGCTTACGGCGGAAACGCCGCGCCGCAACTGGTTCGGCTCGCTGGTGACGGGATGCGTCGCGGCGGCGGGCGTCATCGCCGCGATCTCCGTCGTGCCGTCACCGTGGCGCGGCGCCATCCCGCCCATTCCGCAGCCCGATCCAGCCGTCTATTCGAGCGTCACGATCGAGCATGGCCGCATCGTCGCGGCGCTGGGGGATTGCGCGGTCTGCCACGCCGGTCCCGGGGGCGCCCTATCGGGCGGCAAGCCCATCGCAACGCCGTTCGGCACGGTCACGGCGACCAACATCACGCCGGATCTGGCGACCGGCATCGGTTCGTGGTCCTATCCGGCCTTCGAGCGGGCCATGCGGGACGGTGTCAGTCGCGACGGCCATTACCTTTACCCGGCGCATCCCTATACGAGCTTCACTAAGGCAAGCGAGGCCGACCTCCAGGCGCTCTACGCCTATGTCATGGCGCAGCCGGCAGTCGCGCATGAACCGCCCGTCACGACGCTGCGGTTCCCGTTCAACCTGCGCCCCCTGATGGCGGGTTGGAACGCGCTGTTCCTCAAGCCCGGCCCACTGCAGGCCGAACCAACTCGCTCGGACCAGTGGAACCGGGGGCGTTCCCTGGTCGAGGGCCTCGGCCATTGCGGCGCCTGTCACTCGCCCCGCAACGCGCTCGGGGCCGAGCAAGGCGGCGCGCAACATTTGGCGGGCGCGTTCGTCGAGGGGTGGGAGGCTCCGGCTCTCACGGCGCTGTCACGCGCGCCGATCCCTTGGACCGAGGATGAGCTGTTCACCTATCTGTCGACCGGGCAATCACGTCACCACGGCGTCGCGGCTGGCCCGATGGCGGCGGTCGTGTCCGAACTCGGCACTGTCCCGGCCGCCGATCTCCGCGCCATGGCGCATTATCTCGCCTCGTTCCAAACCGCGACACCGACGGCCGCCGAAACCGAGGCCCTCGCCGAAGCGCTTACCCAGCGCACAGCCACCGCGCCCCTCACGGCCTCGGCGCTGGGCGGGCGGCTTTACGATGGCGCCTGCGCCATGTGCCACGAGGCGGGTGGGCCGGTGCTGTTCGGCGCCCGGCCAGCCCTCGCGCTCAACACGAACGTGCACAGCGCCTCGCCCGACAATCTCGCCCGCGTGGTGCTGCACGGCATCGCCGAGCCCGCCCATGCCGACCTTGGCGCCATGCCGGGCTTCGCCGGCAGCTTTTCGGACCAGCAGGTCGCGGAGTTGTTGCGCTACATCCGCGCGCGGTTCGCGCCGGACGCGCCGGCCTGGGCCGATCTCGAGACCACCATCGCCCGTGTCAGGACCGCCGATGCGCCACATTGAGCTGGTCGCCGGCTCTCGCGTCACGGAGGCGGCTACGTTAGCCTTATGGTTCAGGCATCCCAAACGCAGAAAGACACCGGCCATGATCCCCATCGCCCCGACGGACCATGACGTCCTGATCGTCGTGGACGTGCAGACGGACTTTCTGCCGGGCGGCGCGCTTGCTGTGCCCGACGGCGACGCGGTGATCGCGCCCATCAACGCGCTGATCCAGCGTTTCGCGCATGTGGTGCTGACGCAGGATTGGCACACGCCCGGCCATATCTCCTTCGCGTCGAGCCACGCGGGCAAGACACCGTTTCAGATGATCGAGCTCGCCTATGGCGATCAGGTTCTCTGGCCTGACCATTGCGTGCAGGGCACGCGCGGCGCGGCCCTGTCGGATGCGCTGGAGGCGTCCAAGGCCGAGTTGGTGATCCGCAAGGGGTTTCATCCCGAGGTCGACAGCTATTCGGCCTTAATGGAAGCCGATCGCAACACCCCGACCGGCCTCGCCGGCTATTTAAAAAGCCGGGGCTTCACCCGCGTCTTCGTTTGCGGCCTCGCGACCGATTATTGCGTCGGCTGGACCGCCATCGACGCCCGCGCGGCGGGCTTCGACAGCCTGGTGATCGAGGATGCCTGCCGCGCCATCGACAGCAACGGCAGCCTCGCCAAAGCCTGGGCCGCCATGGCCGGGGGCGGCGTGCAGCGGATCATGGCGGAAGGGGTGGTCTGATCGACGCCTCTAGATGAAGACGGCGCAAGCTTTGATCATCACGCCATTTGCAGATCGTACGGCGATGCCGTATACACCGATATGGATACGCCGTCCGAGTTCGAGTGGGATGATATCAAGGCTGAGGGGAACTTAACCAAACACGGCATCCCGTTCGACGTTGCCATCGGTGTGTTCGCTGATCCTGACCACGTCGTCGTGACCACGGTGCGAGTGCAAGACGGCGAGAGCCGCGAGAAGGCCATCGGCACGATCGCCGGGCGGTTGGTCACGGTGGTGTTCGTCATGCGGAGCGACGTTTGCCGGTTGATATCAGCCCGTCGCGCCAATGCCGGCGAGGAGCGTAGTTATGGCCAAGGTTAAGCTCGATCTCGCGAATAGGCCGACCTTCAGCAGGGAGACGCTGGTTCGGCTCGACGCCATGACGGCGGAGGAGGTCGAGCAGAATGCCCATGAGGACGTCGATAACCCTCCGATGACCGAGGAGGAGCTTGATATTGTTCGCTTGGCCCGCCGCGTGCAAAGCATCCGCAAGGCGCGCGGGATGAGCCAATCCGTGTTCGCCCGGACATATCACTTCTCGGCCGCCCGGTTGAAGGATTGGGAACAGGGGCGTCGCCGTCCTGATCCTGCCGCGCTCGCCTATCTGGAAACGATCCGTGTTGAACCGGAAGCCGTCGAACGCGCGCTGTCGCACATGGAGTCATCCGCCGCTTAGGGTCCAAACTCCATCGGCCTGACAAATCAACGTTTGGCATGCGTCGATAGCAGCCCGTGCCATTGGCAGGCCGGTTGGATCCTCGCAATACTTCCATGTTCGTCGTTTGCCTTGGCTCCACCCTGGCCCAGTGGAGCTCACCCCACCCAACCCAACCGTTGACAACGCTGCTTTAACGCCGACAAGCGATTCACAGCGGCGGCGCGCTGTGCCATCCAGAGCGCATGCCGGTTTTGGATTCGTCGCAACACGCCGCCGCCACCGCCGATCACGCGGTGCAACTCATTCTCGCCGGACCAGGGTCGGGCAAGACCAGCGCGCTGGTCGGGCGGTTCAAGCACCTCGTCGACACGGGTGTCGACCCCCGGCGCATTCTCGCCGTCACCTTCACCAAGAAGGCGACGGACGAGATGCGGATGCGGATCACCCAGGCGATCGGTCCCGACACCGCGCACGACCTCCGGGTCTTCACGTTCCATGCGCTGGCGCTGCGATGCCTGCAGCGCAACCCGCATTACGCCGACCTTCCGGAGCGGTTCGACGTGTGGAGCATGGCGCAGCAACGGGCCGTCTTCGCCATGCGCCGCATGTTCTGGAACGAGGATCAGGACATTCTCGACGTGATCGGCGCCGCGAAAGAGCAATTGCTCGATGCGGCCGCCTTCGAGGCGTCGCTCAAACCAGACGACACGATCGGCAAGGCGGCGGTGCCGTTCTTCAAGATCTACGAGGAGGCGTTGCGCGAGGCGGGCGCGATCGACTTCGCCGATATGGTGCCGCTGCTGCTGAAGGCGGTCGACGCGCATCCAGCCTATGGCCGCTCGATCGCCGGAACGGTCGATCACCTGCTGGTCGACGAATATCAGGACATCAATCCGGGCCAGGACCGGCTGATCGGGCATTTCGTGCGCGGCGGCGTGCATCTCTGGGCGGTCGGCGACGACGACCAGACGTTGTTCACCTTCCGGGCCGCCGACGTCCGCTATATTCTCGGCTTCAAGGGCCGGCACCGGGGCGCCAAGGTCCATGTGCTCGACCGCAACTACCGCTCCATGCCGCCGATCGTCCACGCGGCCAAACGGCTGATTGGCCATAACAAGAACCGGCTCGACAAGGATTATAGCCCGGCCCTGACGGAGCCCGGCGACATCGTGGTGCGGGGCTACTCGACGCCCGATGTCGAGGTCGAGCAGGTCACCAAGGCGATCGCCATGCTGATCGAGGGCGGCATGGCTCCACAGCAGATCGCGGTTCTGTATCGCGTCGGCAGCGTCGGGCTCGGCTTCCAGACCTCCCTCGAAGCCTTGAAGATCCCGTTCGAGGTGCGTGGGGCGGGCGACCTCTGGCAGGGCGCGACCGCCAAGCTATTCCTCGGCGCGCTATTCTACCTGCTCGATGCCGACGACCGACGGGCGCTGGAGAAGATGGGGACCGGCAAGCGCAGCGAACTCACCCGCCGCAAGCTCGACGGCGTCTCGGCGCGAGCACGGCGCGACTTCCGGCTCGCCTGCCGCGAGGTTCACGACATCGTCTCGGATGCGATTCCGAAGAAGGCGGCGGAGCGCGAGCGGCGAGAATGGACCGGCGTCAGCGACGCCATCGGCCGGCTTGCGGCGTCATGCTCGTCGCTCGAGGATTTCATCCAGAAGGTCGCGGATCAATCGCGCGCCCTGAAAGCCCCGTCCGAGCGGGCCGTGATCCTCTCGACCGTCCATTCGGCCAAGGGGCTCGAATGGGAGGCGGTGTTCGTCGTTGCGTTGGAAGAGGGCATGATGCCCTCGCTTGGCTCGGAGATCGAGGAAGAGCGGCGTATCGCCTATGTGGCCGTGACGCGGGCCAAACGGCTGCTCGGGCTGACCTATGTGGCGGAACGCGGTGGCACGCCCTGGCGCCGGTCGCGCTTCATCACCGAATTCACCGCCAATACCGTGGTCGAAACCTTGCCCGAGGACAGGACCGCGGATCAGCAGGTGCCGCTCCTGTCCGATCAGGAGCGCGCCGCTGCTGCTGCGGGTAGCGTGACGACAAAAAAGCGGGCCGTGGTGCGGAAGACGCCGGCCGAGCGCAGCGGCGCTCCGACCGATGGGGTCTGGACCTCACGCGACGACCTCAAGCTGCAATCGAGTTTCGCCACTGCGGTCAGCCTCGACGATATCTGTTCGGCGGTGCAGAAGCCGAGCGAGGCGGTGTTGGGCCGCCTCGTCGCATTGAAGCTCGTTCGATCGAAAACCGCCGCCCTCGCGCGCTGGGCGGCGGCCTAGCGACTTTGCTCAGCCGACGCTGAGGCTCAGCCGACGCTGAGGAGTTCCACGTCGAAGATCAGCGTGGCGTTGGGCGGAATGACGCCGCCGGCGCCGCGTGCGCCATAGCCGCGCTCGGGGGCCAAGATCAGGGTGCGCTTGCCGCCGATCTTCATGCCGGCGACGCCAAGGTCCCACCCGGAGATGACCTGCTGGGCGCCGAGCTTGAAGCCGAAGGGGTCGCCGCGATCGCGGGACGAGTCGAATTTCTTGCCGCGCTGGCCGTTGTCGTCGAGCCAGCCGGTATAGTGAACCTTGACGGGCTTGCCGCTCACGGCTTCCTCGCCGGTCCCCACGACCTCGTCGTGATAGCGGATCCCGACCGTAAGGGTGCGGTAATCGTCGGGGTTGATATCGGTCATCGGATCATCCTTCCTGAGAGGTCGTGGCAGGCTTTAAAGCGAATTCCACGCGGGCGAAAGCGTTCCGCGTCTCGGACACGATCCTGCTATCGGCTGAGGATCACCGAGGCGGCGGCACGCCGCCGCTCCCACCCCTCGCGCTCCAGCAGAGGCGTATCGGTTTGCTCCTGGGGATAGCCCATGCAGAAGTAGCCGATGAAGGTCCAGCCCTGCGGAACATCGAGCGCCTGGACCACGGTGGCGGGATCGAGGATCGACACCCATCCCAGCCCGACGCCTTCGGCCCGTGCCGCAAGCCATAAGGTGTGGACCGCCATCACGGCCGAATAATCGATTGTGGCCGGCATGGTCATGCGGCCGAGGCCGTGGCCCTGCTCGGTCGTGGGGTCGGCGAAGACCGCGAATTGGCAAGGCGCGTCGTCGAACCCCGCCAGCTTCAACCGCGCATAGAGGCCGCTGCGCTCCCCCGACTGACAGGTCAGCGCCTCGGCATTGCAGGTCTCGAAACTCGCCCGCACGGCCTGTCGCCGCAGCGGGCTTTCGACCAGGACGAAGCGCCAGGGCTGACTCAAGCCGACCGAAGGCGCGAGACAGGCCAGGCCGACCAGCCGCTCGAACAAGCCGTCCGGTAAGGGATCGCGCTTGAACAGGCGGACGTCACGCCGCCAGACCAGGATATCGAGCAGACCGGACCGGACCTCTTCGCCAAAGCCGGCGTCATCATGCATCGTTCATCGCGCTCCGGCCTCGATCGGAGGCGCACCTTCGACCAGCGCCGCGTTCCTTGCAAGCCGGGCTGTGTCAGCCGTGCCAGACAATATCGATCCGCTGGCCTGCCGCAGCAGGCGCGATCGTGTCGAACCGGACGGTCTCGCCGGACGCCACCATGGCATCGGCACCGACCTGCGCCAGGATGAGACGATCGGTGCGAACCTGCGGAAGCCGCAGGAACGCGTCCGTTTCGATCGTGTCGGGCAGCACGAAGGACACGCGCCCGGGCTCGATCCGCAGATGGGTGAGGCGACCCCGCAGATTGGTTTCGAGCATTAACGTCTCGCCGAGCCGCAGCGACAACGTGCCATCCGCAACCGCAAGCGAGATCGCGCCGACCGGGCTTTCGAGCGGGCCGAGCGTCATCGGCTCACCCGTATTGGTGATCTCCCAGCCGCGCCAGGGCGAGACGTCCATGATCTCGCCGACCGCCATGAGGGGGATCAGCGCGCCCCAGCCATAGAAGCCTTCCGTATCGGGCTGATCGAGCGGCTCGCCCGTCACAGCATTGTAGTTCTCCGGGCACAGCCGCCGTGCCCAGGCCGTCTCGAATAGCGCGAAACTCTTCTGCGCGAGGTGGGACGCCTCGTCATATCGGCCGTTGCGGCGCAGCCCCTGCCAGACCCAATAGTTGAGCGGGGGCCAGACACGCCCACGCCAATAGGTGTTGTCGCCGAAAGCGGGGTCGTCGCGCGACACGCTGGGGATCACGATATCGCCCCCGAAGGTCGCAGGATCGGCGAGGTGATTCAGCAGGGCCTCGGTTTGCTCAAGCGTCGGCGCACCCGAAACCAGCGGATAGAAACTCGTCGGCCCGACGCTTCTGACGAAGGCGCCGGTCCATAACCGATTGGCGAAGATCTGGCGCGAGGCATCCCAGAGCTCACTACGGATCTTTTCTCGTGTCGCCTCGGCGCGGGCCGCATGGCCGGTCGCCCCCTCGCTATCGCCGAGTTCGGCGGCGATGAGCGCCAGGATTTCGGCATCGAGCGCCAACAGGCTGTTGAGGCCGACATCCATGCTGGCCAGGGTACGGGTTTCGGGGTCGTAGGGAGCCTCGTCGTGGATTGGCGAATTATCCATGCTGGATTCGTTGCGTGAGCCGAACGACGTTCCCTTGTAGAGCCCCTCGCCGACATCCGACGTTCCAAAGGAACAGAGCCCCCTGCTCCCCGGATCGCGATTGGCCCACCACCAGGCGTGATTGCGCGACAGGCTATCGACCATCAACCGAAGCAGCGGCTTCGACCCGCTGCGCCGATACATCAGCCAAACCAGGAACGAGGCGACCGGCAATTGCGTGCGGTCGACCCAGGCATCGTTGGCGGTCAGCAGGCAGGCAAAATTACCCTGCGGGGTGGCACTCGCCAGGGTCGCATCGAGGTTTTCGTGACCGACCTCGGGGTCGAGCATCGCGGTCATGAGAGCCGCGTAATGCTGATCGTTGAGCCACACGCCGAAGCCGCCGAACTTGGCCTGGTTCCAGTTGCGGCTGATCGATGTGTAAGGCCGGGTATTGATCGTATCCCAGACGGTATTCCAGGCCATCACGTCACGCATCGCATCGAGCGCTCCGGCGAAGCGCCCGGTCTGCGCCGCCGTCGGCATCGATTGAGCTGACGCAAGCGCGGCGCGCGCCTGTTCGATCGCAAGGTCCTCCCGATCCGCCACAGCGGCCGCGAAAGCGCCGTCCCGCATCATCTCGAGATTGAAACGAAGCGCGATGACCGTGGCGTCCGTGGCGCGCGAAGCCAGATGGAAATAGCCGTTCGCCTCATAATCCGCCGCCACCGCCTCGACGCTGTCATGCCCCGTCACCTGCACGGGTGCGTCGCGCGTCACCAACGCCACGAACCGATGCCCGACCTTGACGACCGCAGCCCCCTGCGTCTCACGATAATGCACGCGGCTGCCGTCCTCGGACGACAGGCAGAGATTGATCCAGAATCGCAGCCCCCACTCGCCGAGCGTCCGGCCGTGCCATGCGCCCGCCACCGCGAAAGGCTGGTGCTTCCGATAGGTCCAGTCGAGGACCGTTCCGGCATGGCGAAGTTCGAGGCCGACGTGGCTTCCCTGAAGATCGTGCCGGCCGAACAGCACACTCTCGCCCGGCGGAAACAGACTGGCCCGGCCGACGCTGCCCGCAAAGGCCACCGGGGTGACGCGGACGCCGAGCGGCAGAAACACCATTTCGGCCGGGCGACTCGACCAAGTGTACCAGGCGCGGGACGGCGCAAGCGTGGCGTGACGAAGCATGATCGGACCTCGATCTGAGAGGGCGGGGACCGCGATACGGTCAGTCGGTCAGCAGCACCGTATGGGCCGGCGACCAGGACAGACGAAGCCGCGTTCCGGGCAGCGGCAGGGTCACGTCGCGGTTCTGGCTGAACACCTTCAGTTCGGTGCCATCCTCGCCCTGCAGCAGAAAGGTTGAGGTCGCACCGGCATAGATCACCTCGCGCAGCACCGCCATCACGTGATTGTCGGTGGCGTCCGCAGGCGTGTCTTCTGAACCCAGCGTGATCTTCTCGGGGCGGACCGCCAGCGTCACCGTCTGTCCGGCCGCCGGGAGAGCTGTGGCGGTGCGGAGCGTCGTGCCCGCCGCATCGACCGCGCCGTCGTTGACCACACCCTTAAACAGGTTGGCGTCGCCGAGAAACGTCGCGGCGAAGAGCGTCGTCGGCCGCTCATAGATATCGACCGGCACGCCTTCCTGCACGATCCGTCCTTTGTCGAGAATCGCCACCCGATCCGACAGGGTCAGCGCCTCCTCCTGGTCATGGGTCACGAAGATCGTCGTCAACCCACTCTCGCGCTGGATGCGGCGAAGTTCGATCTGCATCTCCTGGCGGAGACGGCGGTCGAGCGCCGACAGGGGTTCGTCGAGCAGCAGCACGCGCGGCTTGGTCACGATGGCGCGGGCGAGGGCCACGCGCTGCTGCTGGCCGCCCGACAATTGCTTCGGCCGACGCGCGTCGAAGCCCGTGAGATGCACGAGATCGAGAACGCGCGCCACCTCGCGCGCCGCAGCCGCACCCCGAACGCCCTTGCGATTGATTCCGTAGGCGACGTTTTCGGCCACCGTCATATGGGGAAACAACGCATAGGACTGAAACACCATGCCGATGTTGCGACGCCACAGCGCTTCTCCGGTCACGTCAACCCCACCGATCCGCACGCGACCGCTGTCAGGCGCGACGAAGCCGCCGATGATGCGGAGCAGCGTGGTCTTGCCGGACCCGGATGGGCCGAGCAGGCTGGTGAACCGACCCTGCTCGAAATGGGCGTTGACATCGTCGAGCACGCGCAGCCCGCTATACCCCTTACCGATCGCCGACACTTCAACGCCGCTCACCCTCGCCTCCCATTTTGGTCAGAACCGCGAAGACAAGGAACAAGGTGGCCGAGGACACCAACAGGATCGTCGAAATGGCGTTGATCTCCGGTGTGAAGCCTTTGCGAATCGACGAATAGATCTCGACCGGCAAGGTCGAGACACCCGGCGTCGCGAGAAAATACGACACCACGAATTGGTCGAGCGAGACCGCGAAGGCGAACAACGCCGCCGCGATGAGGCTGGGCGCCAGCAGCGGCAGCGTGATAGAAAAAAAGGCATGGATCGGTGTCGACCCGAGGCTCATGGCCGCTTCCTCGAGGTCGGCCCTCAGGGTCTTCAGACCTGTGCCGACCACGAGCACCACATAGGGAATTGCCAGCGCCACATGGCCGATGATCATGGCGTGCAATCCGCGCCCGATGCCGGTCCAGAAGAAGAACACCAGCATGGCGGTTCCGGTAATCAGCCAGGGAATGGCGATCGGCGGCAAGAGCAACAATTGCAGCAGGCTGCGGCCCCGGAAACTGCGGCGCGCGAGAGCGAGAGAGGCGAGCCCTCCGATGGCCGTCGCCAGCACCGCGGTCACGAGCGCGATCAGCACACTGTTGCGGCTTGCGTTCAGCAACTTGTCGTTGACCGAGAGCGCCTCGAACCAATGCAGCGTCGGCACGATCGGGAGCGTGTAGAGTTCCGAGGTGTTGAACGCCATGGCGATCATCACGACGATCGGCGCATAGAGAAACACCAGCACCAGCATCAGAAAGCCGCGCCCGAGCGTCGTCATGCGTCGAGCATTCGGCCGCGCAGGGCGCGCGAGAAGATCGCGAAGATCACCAGCACGACGGCCAGCATCGAGAACGACAGAGCCGAGCCGAGCGGCCAATTATAGGCCTGCGTGAATTGATCCTCGACCACGGTCCCCATGGTGACGCCGATGCGGCCGCCGAGGATGCGCGGCTCCATGAAGCTGCCGATGACCGGCACGAAGATCAGGATCGAGCCCGAAATGAGCCCCGGAAGCGCCAGCGGCAGGATCACGGTCGCAAAGACCGTCGGGGCGCGCGCGCCGAGGCTGCGAGCCGCGTCGATCAGGCCATCCTCGATACTATCGACCGCGAGATAGCAGGTCAGGATCATGTAAGGCAGATAGGCGTGAACCAGCCCGATCACGATGGCCGGGAAACTGTAGAGCAGCGAGATCGAACCCGCTCCCGGCACGACGAGATGCAGCAGCGCATCGATGATGCCACCTTCGCGCAGCAGCATGGTCCAGGAGAAGATGCGGACCAGCCCGTTGGTCCAGAACGGCAGGATGGTCAGCAGGAAGACGACCTGCCGGAACCGCCCCTTGGTGGCGCGCGACAAGGCAAGTGCGGCTGGCAGACCGATCAGCGCGCAGAGTCCGGTGGTCCAAAACCCCAGTTGAAGGGAGGTCCACGCCACATCGACGAGATAGGGCCGGTTCACAAAAGCCAGATAATTCTGGATCGTGAACACGAGCGGTTTTGAACTGCCGAACGGCGTCGTCTTCAGGAAGCTGAAGATGAACATCGCCCCGAGCGGCAGAAACACAGCCAACAGAAGCCAGCCATAGGCCGGCAGCAACAGGCCGGCCGTGGACAGACCTTGTCGCGCCCGTTGCGATCGCGGCGGCGAGGCGGCGCCTGCGCTAGTCATCCCGAACCGGCTTTCTCCTGGCGAGATCGTCAGTGCGCGTAGCCGGCCTTCACCTCTTCCCACAGATCGTTGAACGCCTGGCGGCGATCCTCGGGCAAGGCCCCCATGAACTGCAGCTTCGGCAGATATTCGGGCTTGTGGATCTGCTTGTTGAGGTCGTCTGCCGGCAACATGTCCATGGCGGCACTATTGGCCGAGGCGGGCGCGCCGGATGTCGCCCATTGGACGTAGAATTTCGGGTCGATCATGTAATTGATGAAGGCCAGCCCGGCTTCCTTCTTGGTGCTGGTGGCTGGAACGCAGAGGTTATC includes:
- the pncA gene encoding bifunctional nicotinamidase/pyrazinamidase; translated protein: MIPIAPTDHDVLIVVDVQTDFLPGGALAVPDGDAVIAPINALIQRFAHVVLTQDWHTPGHISFASSHAGKTPFQMIELAYGDQVLWPDHCVQGTRGAALSDALEASKAELVIRKGFHPEVDSYSALMEADRNTPTGLAGYLKSRGFTRVFVCGLATDYCVGWTAIDARAAGFDSLVIEDACRAIDSNGSLAKAWAAMAGGGVQRIMAEGVV
- a CDS encoding BrnT family toxin, yielding MDTPSEFEWDDIKAEGNLTKHGIPFDVAIGVFADPDHVVVTTVRVQDGESREKAIGTIAGRLVTVVFVMRSDVCRLISARRANAGEERSYGQG
- a CDS encoding helix-turn-helix domain-containing protein, giving the protein MAKVKLDLANRPTFSRETLVRLDAMTAEEVEQNAHEDVDNPPMTEEELDIVRLARRVQSIRKARGMSQSVFARTYHFSAARLKDWEQGRRRPDPAALAYLETIRVEPEAVERALSHMESSAA
- a CDS encoding ATP-dependent helicase produces the protein MPVLDSSQHAAATADHAVQLILAGPGSGKTSALVGRFKHLVDTGVDPRRILAVTFTKKATDEMRMRITQAIGPDTAHDLRVFTFHALALRCLQRNPHYADLPERFDVWSMAQQRAVFAMRRMFWNEDQDILDVIGAAKEQLLDAAAFEASLKPDDTIGKAAVPFFKIYEEALREAGAIDFADMVPLLLKAVDAHPAYGRSIAGTVDHLLVDEYQDINPGQDRLIGHFVRGGVHLWAVGDDDQTLFTFRAADVRYILGFKGRHRGAKVHVLDRNYRSMPPIVHAAKRLIGHNKNRLDKDYSPALTEPGDIVVRGYSTPDVEVEQVTKAIAMLIEGGMAPQQIAVLYRVGSVGLGFQTSLEALKIPFEVRGAGDLWQGATAKLFLGALFYLLDADDRRALEKMGTGKRSELTRRKLDGVSARARRDFRLACREVHDIVSDAIPKKAAERERREWTGVSDAIGRLAASCSSLEDFIQKVADQSRALKAPSERAVILSTVHSAKGLEWEAVFVVALEEGMMPSLGSEIEEERRIAYVAVTRAKRLLGLTYVAERGGTPWRRSRFITEFTANTVVETLPEDRTADQQVPLLSDQERAAAAAGSVTTKKRAVVRKTPAERSGAPTDGVWTSRDDLKLQSSFATAVSLDDICSAVQKPSEAVLGRLVALKLVRSKTAALARWAAA
- a CDS encoding FKBP-type peptidyl-prolyl cis-trans isomerase is translated as MTDINPDDYRTLTVGIRYHDEVVGTGEEAVSGKPVKVHYTGWLDDNGQRGKKFDSSRDRGDPFGFKLGAQQVISGWDLGVAGMKIGGKRTLILAPERGYGARGAGGVIPPNATLIFDVELLSVG
- the bluB gene encoding 5,6-dimethylbenzimidazole synthase yields the protein MHDDAGFGEEVRSGLLDILVWRRDVRLFKRDPLPDGLFERLVGLACLAPSVGLSQPWRFVLVESPLRRQAVRASFETCNAEALTCQSGERSGLYARLKLAGFDDAPCQFAVFADPTTEQGHGLGRMTMPATIDYSAVMAVHTLWLAARAEGVGLGWVSILDPATVVQALDVPQGWTFIGYFCMGYPQEQTDTPLLEREGWERRRAAASVILSR
- a CDS encoding MGH1-like glycoside hydrolase domain-containing protein: MLRHATLAPSRAWYTWSSRPAEMVFLPLGVRVTPVAFAGSVGRASLFPPGESVLFGRHDLQGSHVGLELRHAGTVLDWTYRKHQPFAVAGAWHGRTLGEWGLRFWINLCLSSEDGSRVHYRETQGAAVVKVGHRFVALVTRDAPVQVTGHDSVEAVAADYEANGYFHLASRATDATVIALRFNLEMMRDGAFAAAVADREDLAIEQARAALASAQSMPTAAQTGRFAGALDAMRDVMAWNTVWDTINTRPYTSISRNWNQAKFGGFGVWLNDQHYAALMTAMLDPEVGHENLDATLASATPQGNFACLLTANDAWVDRTQLPVASFLVWLMYRRSGSKPLLRLMVDSLSRNHAWWWANRDPGSRGLCSFGTSDVGEGLYKGTSFGSRNESSMDNSPIHDEAPYDPETRTLASMDVGLNSLLALDAEILALIAAELGDSEGATGHAARAEATREKIRSELWDASRQIFANRLWTGAFVRSVGPTSFYPLVSGAPTLEQTEALLNHLADPATFGGDIVIPSVSRDDPAFGDNTYWRGRVWPPLNYWVWQGLRRNGRYDEASHLAQKSFALFETAWARRLCPENYNAVTGEPLDQPDTEGFYGWGALIPLMAVGEIMDVSPWRGWEITNTGEPMTLGPLESPVGAISLAVADGTLSLRLGETLMLETNLRGRLTHLRIEPGRVSFVLPDTIETDAFLRLPQVRTDRLILAQVGADAMVASGETVRFDTIAPAAAGQRIDIVWHG
- a CDS encoding ABC transporter ATP-binding protein, producing MSGVEVSAIGKGYSGLRVLDDVNAHFEQGRFTSLLGPSGSGKTTLLRIIGGFVAPDSGRVRIGGVDVTGEALWRRNIGMVFQSYALFPHMTVAENVAYGINRKGVRGAAAAREVARVLDLVHLTGFDARRPKQLSGGQQQRVALARAIVTKPRVLLLDEPLSALDRRLRQEMQIELRRIQRESGLTTIFVTHDQEEALTLSDRVAILDKGRIVQEGVPVDIYERPTTLFAATFLGDANLFKGVVNDGAVDAAGTTLRTATALPAAGQTVTLAVRPEKITLGSEDTPADATDNHVMAVLREVIYAGATSTFLLQGEDGTELKVFSQNRDVTLPLPGTRLRLSWSPAHTVLLTD
- a CDS encoding ABC transporter permease, translating into MTTLGRGFLMLVLVFLYAPIVVMIAMAFNTSELYTLPIVPTLHWFEALSVNDKLLNASRNSVLIALVTAVLATAIGGLASLALARRSFRGRSLLQLLLLPPIAIPWLITGTAMLVFFFWTGIGRGLHAMIIGHVALAIPYVVLVVGTGLKTLRADLEEAAMSLGSTPIHAFFSITLPLLAPSLIAAALFAFAVSLDQFVVSYFLATPGVSTLPVEIYSSIRKGFTPEINAISTILLVSSATLFLVFAVLTKMGGEGERR
- a CDS encoding ABC transporter permease, with product MTSAGAASPPRSQRARQGLSTAGLLLPAYGWLLLAVFLPLGAMFIFSFLKTTPFGSSKPLVFTIQNYLAFVNRPYLVDVAWTSLQLGFWTTGLCALIGLPAALALSRATKGRFRQVVFLLTILPFWTNGLVRIFSWTMLLREGGIIDALLHLVVPGAGSISLLYSFPAIVIGLVHAYLPYMILTCYLAVDSIEDGLIDAARSLGARAPTVFATVILPLALPGLISGSILIFVPVIGSFMEPRILGGRIGVTMGTVVEDQFTQAYNWPLGSALSFSMLAVVLVIFAIFSRALRGRMLDA